The window CACAATTTTTTGTGCTTATCGCTTTTGGGCTTTCTGGATTATGGCACGGAAATACTTTGAATTTTCTCATTTGGGGGCTTTTGCACGGATTTGGGATAATATGGCTTAATTGCCTTAAATCTCTGCATATCAACTTTGATTTTCTGCCTTTTGTGAGTTCATTTTTGACTTTTATGTTTGTGAGTTTTTGCTGGATTTTCTTTTTTTACCATTCGCTTGATGAGGCAACAAGCTTTTTTCTTGCATTGTATCAAAACTTTACTTTTCCCTTGCCTCAATATACTTTATACGCACTTGGTGGTGCTTTTATTTTCTTTATGTTTTATCCCTTTATGCGTGGGAGTATAGATTTATGCCAAAAGATTCTAAGCTTTATTCCGTGGTTTATAAAGCCTTTTGTATTAAGCATTATTTTTACACTTATTATTGCAATGATGCCCTCTGGCATACCTCATTTTATCTATGCGAGTTTTTAAGTGAAAGAGACAAAATTTGTATTTATTGCGTTTGCAACTCTTGTGCAACTTTTTATTACGCTGCATAGCTCTATTATACTCTATGTTGAGCAGCAATATCATAATTTTACAGAATCCCCCTATCCTTTCGTGCAGGTTTTGAGTGGATTTTATGAGCGCATTATGCTTAGAAATAATGCACTATTTGCTTATGCTGATAATCTTACACAATCGCTTGAACAAGTGCGCAAAGAGATATTTACCTTTGATAATCTCGCTTTTACACAAGAAAAAAAGCCCGAGCAAGATAAAAGGAATGCACCTGCAAAGAAAGATTCCAAAAAGTCTAAAAAACCTAAACACAATACAAACAATGTCTCGTACCCTAAGCCAAAAACTCCTCCCTTATCTCATACTCCATTGCCCATTAATGAGAATCCACCTTCTCAAACATCACAAGATTTGAGTGCTAACCCTCCTGTGCCCAAAGATAACGAACATTCTTCAAAAGATTCAGAGACTATACAAACACCAACCCTTACAGATGAGCCTGTTCCCATTACTCCACCTCCTGTGAATCAATCCGCACAAACTGCCCAACCTATTCCGCCACCTGTCAAAAAGCCCTCCATTAAGGAGCAAAGCCCTAAAGTGCAGGAGAGTTATATGCCTCTTCGCCCAATTCATAACCCACGCATACCCATTGATGAGGGCTCATCTGTCTTGCTTATTGGGGATTCTATGATGCAAGGCATAGCGCCTTATGTGCTTAAAACTTTTAAAAAAGTGCATTTGCACGGCATAAATTTGAGCAAACATAGCACGGGATTGACTTATAAGCATTATTTTAATTGGGAAGCAGCCCTTAGAGCAGCCTTTGAAAAAAACCCTGATATTGCTCTTGTGGTTGTGATTTTGGGTGCAAATGATCCTTGGAGTATGAAAAATAATATTGCCTTTAAAAGTGCGCGTTGGGAGGAGACTTATATCCAGCGTATTGAGGAGATTGTCAATGTTGCTCATAGCTATGGAGCGCGAGTAGCGTGGTATGAAGTGCCATTGGTGAGTGCAAAATCTCTCAATGATAAGGTTGTGTATTTGAATGGCTTGTATGAACGCGTTGTAAAAGAGGGGGGCGAGTATTTCTTGCAAAGTAATGGCATTGTTACTCAAGAGGGGAAATATTCTGCCTTTATCAAAGATGCAAATGGCAAGAGTGTGCAAGTGCGCATTGATGATGGTGTGCATTTTACTGCGCGTGGTTATCAAATTATGGCAAATATCTTTCTCAACGCACTTGAGATTATCCCACAGATAAAAGAGCAAGATATGCAAGAGGATTTACACGATTCTCTGCCCGCACAAGAGCATCACATAAAGGAGGAGCATTGGTGGGACAAGGGATAGGAGGCAAAATGAGGATATGGAGCATAGGAGTGGGATTGTGTATAAGCTTGTGTTTATTGCAAGGCGCGGATTATCCTCTAAAGGCTATTGCTAAAGAATTAGGCGAGTCAAAACAAGCCCAAAAGCCCTCAATAATACCACAGAGCAAAAAGCTTTTAGAATCCACAAGTGGCATTATAAATTATCAGCAACAAGCGCCCAAAGAGTTTATAACAAAGTTCAAAAAAAAAGAGAATCTTATCATTCGTATTTTTGGAGATTCTCATATTGCGGGAGATTTCATTTCTCATCGTTTGCGTGGGTTGCTTTTTAAAAACCATTCAATCGGATTTGTGTATCCACTATATCCTCATTATCATCAAAATATTGCTCTTAAATATGAAAGTAATAATTTTGAAATA is drawn from Helicobacter sp. MIT 21-1697 and contains these coding sequences:
- a CDS encoding SGNH family hydrolase: MKETKFVFIAFATLVQLFITLHSSIILYVEQQYHNFTESPYPFVQVLSGFYERIMLRNNALFAYADNLTQSLEQVRKEIFTFDNLAFTQEKKPEQDKRNAPAKKDSKKSKKPKHNTNNVSYPKPKTPPLSHTPLPINENPPSQTSQDLSANPPVPKDNEHSSKDSETIQTPTLTDEPVPITPPPVNQSAQTAQPIPPPVKKPSIKEQSPKVQESYMPLRPIHNPRIPIDEGSSVLLIGDSMMQGIAPYVLKTFKKVHLHGINLSKHSTGLTYKHYFNWEAALRAAFEKNPDIALVVVILGANDPWSMKNNIAFKSARWEETYIQRIEEIVNVAHSYGARVAWYEVPLVSAKSLNDKVVYLNGLYERVVKEGGEYFLQSNGIVTQEGKYSAFIKDANGKSVQVRIDDGVHFTARGYQIMANIFLNALEIIPQIKEQDMQEDLHDSLPAQEHHIKEEHWWDKG